The genomic stretch GACCGGCCCGACCTGCTCACCTTCACGCCGGAGCTGCTGACCAACGCCGCGGCGGCCGGTCAGGTGCGCGCCGAGGACTTCCCGGACGAGGTGCGCCTGACGCAGGGGCTGACCCTGCCGCTCTCGTACGCCTTCGCGCCCGGTGCACCCGAGGACGGCGTCACGGTCGACGTCCCCCTCGCCGTGCTGGACGGGGTCGCGCAGCAGACCTCGGGGGAGTCGCTGGCCTTCACCGTGCCCGGGCTGCGCGAGGAACTGGTCACGGCGCTGCTGCGGACGCTGCCCAAGCAGCTGCGCCGGGGGCTGGTGCCCATTCCCGACCGGGTGCGCGAGGTGCTGCCGAACATCGATCCCGGCGAGCCGCTGCTGCCGGCGCTGGAGCGCGAGCTCCGGCGGGCGACGGCGATCACGATCCCGCCCGACGCCTGGGCGCCGGACCAGGTGCCCGACCACCTGCGGGCGACGTTCCGGGTGCTCGACGACCAGCAGCGCCCGCTCGCCACCGGCAAGGATCTCGCCGCCCTCAGGACACAGGTCGCGCCCACGGCCCGCGCGAGCCTCGCCCGCGCCGCGTCCGACATCGAGCGCGCCGGGCTGACCTCCTGGGAGTTCGGCAGCCTGCCGCGCACGGTGGAGGTCCAGCGCGGTGGGCACGTCGTCCCGGCACATCCGGCCCTGGTGGACGAGGGGACGACGGTCGGCATCCGCGTCGTGCCGACCGAGGTCGAGGCGCAGCGCCTCACCTGGCGCGGTGCGCGCCGGCTGCTCCTGCTGGTGGCCGGCTCACCCACGAAGCAGGTGGTCAAGGGCATCCCCCCGGGGACCCGCCTGGCCCTGCAGTTCAACCCGGACGGCGAGATACCCGCGCTGGTGGACGACTGCGCCGACGCGGCGGCCGACGAGCTGATCGCCACCGCGGGTGGGCCGCCCCGCGACGAGGCCGCCTTCACCACCCTCGTCGCGACCGCGCGGCCCGAGTTGCACCGGCTGACCGTCGACGCCGTGCACAAGGTCGAGGCGGTGCTCACGGAGGCCCGGGAGGTGGCCGTCGCCATCGGGGCGGCGCCCGGGCGGCGGGTGCCCGACGCCGCGATCGCCGACCTGCGGCGGCAGATGGGCGGGCTGCTGCACCGTGGGTTCGTCGCGGCGGCCGGGCGGCGCCGTCTCCCCGACCTCGTGCGCTACCTGAGGGCCATGCGGTACCGGCTGGAGAAGCTGCCGGCCAACGCCGTCCGCGACGAGCTGTGGATGCGGCAGGTCGCCGCGGTGACCGAGGAGTACGAGCAGCTGCACACGCGGATCGCTGCGACCGGGACACCCGACGACCCGGTCGTCCGCGTCCGCTGGATGATCGAGGAACTGCGCGTGGGCCTCTTCGCCCAGGGCATCGGCACGCCGCGGCCGATCTCCGAGCAGCGCGTCTACAAGGCGATCGACCAGCTCAACGCCTAGGAGCCTGCTGAATAAGGAGTCACGGCGGGCGGGAGTGGCGCTGCAGTGAGGTCGGCACTCGTGGGTGTGACAGAGG from Blastococcus sp. PRF04-17 encodes the following:
- a CDS encoding DUF3418 domain-containing protein; translated protein: MAAELVETSRLFARTVARIDPEVVERLAAHLVQRQYSEPRWDAKRGSVVATERVTLYGLPLVVGRRVQYGAIDPVVSRELFIRHALVQGEWTTHHRFWTDNQRAIEQVAALEERARRRDISVDDETLFELYDARIPADVVSTRHFDRWWKTARRDRPDLLTFTPELLTNAAAAGQVRAEDFPDEVRLTQGLTLPLSYAFAPGAPEDGVTVDVPLAVLDGVAQQTSGESLAFTVPGLREELVTALLRTLPKQLRRGLVPIPDRVREVLPNIDPGEPLLPALERELRRATAITIPPDAWAPDQVPDHLRATFRVLDDQQRPLATGKDLAALRTQVAPTARASLARAASDIERAGLTSWEFGSLPRTVEVQRGGHVVPAHPALVDEGTTVGIRVVPTEVEAQRLTWRGARRLLLLVAGSPTKQVVKGIPPGTRLALQFNPDGEIPALVDDCADAAADELIATAGGPPRDEAAFTTLVATARPELHRLTVDAVHKVEAVLTEAREVAVAIGAAPGRRVPDAAIADLRRQMGGLLHRGFVAAAGRRRLPDLVRYLRAMRYRLEKLPANAVRDELWMRQVAAVTEEYEQLHTRIAATGTPDDPVVRVRWMIEELRVGLFAQGIGTPRPISEQRVYKAIDQLNA